DNA from Elaeis guineensis isolate ETL-2024a chromosome 2, EG11, whole genome shotgun sequence:
TTTTTGAGAAGTGGGACATCCGGAATTTTTGTCAAAACAATCCGTGCTAAGAAGCACGGTCTCTTAAGTAAGTTACTGGTTGTGCTTCCGCCGGGTTCGGTTGTATTCGTACATGGTATTGGGAAATGGATCAAGTCAAGCTTTTGTTAATTGTTTCTTTTCCCTAGCATCTGCTATCAGACATATTCGCATAGCTAAAGTATAGATAGCAAAGCATGGGCCTGATTATAGAAAGAAGCTTGGATCTTTGGATATCCTGGTTTGCTCTTCAAAGATCAAACTGGGGCATCAAATTAGCAACAAGAACCATATAAGATGCTCCAATATTTTGCTAAGTCGGCACCAAAGTTGAACCCAAAGATACTGTTCTAAAGTTATGATTGGCGTGTTGTATTGACTTGCTAGAATCTTCTATTAATTGTTAGTCTAAAGGTCTGTCTCGAGATTTattgatctctttttctttttttttctagataAAAAAGGGAAAGGTTTAACTTGAAATTTGTTTTATCCATGTAATTGCATGATACCACCACTAAGGGAATTGGTGATTACTTGAGAATGGATTGTGCAGAAGATCTTGTCACCCGCAATGGAGAAACTGGCGTTAATGGCTTCGGCTCCTTCTTCCTCAAGGACACACAGAACATCACGAAAGATGATTCCCTTGCTCAGCCCACTGACTATAAACACCTCTAAGGTGGAATCCAAGTGTCTTACGTCAATCACGGGCAAGCTAAAGCTACTCAACACCCTGCCACTGATATTATCGGGTCCTCGAGATCTCAGTGCCATTTCCTTCCTCTGCTTCAATCTTTCAACCCTTTCCTTCAGCTTCTTTACGTAAGATGCTGCTTGGTCCAACTGATCTTCTTGTGTTAATGTATCCTGAAATATTCAGCAAACAGAACGAAAAGATTCAAAAGTTATACTGCATTTCGTAAGTTATTAGTGGCAGGTTGGGACATGCATGTTCTCCACCACAACTAGCTAGTTGAGAATATTTGGAAATATAACTCTTATTTGGGATAACTAAAATCTCTTATGTAAATGGAAATTAAGCTTGGTTCCCTTTCTCACTAACTATATCCTTGGGTGGCTTTTGCCTCCCTTAcacttaaaaaataattaattaaaaaaaaaaaggaagaagaagaaaagaagagagagagaggaaagaaactACACcctcaaaaaggaaaagaaaagaaaaaaaaaacgccTCAGGGCTTGCATGCTTCGGCCGAAAGGTACATACCAACTTTATTTCTCTAAgtaaaagattttaaaataaaataaaataaaaggactTATCACTTGTCTGTGACGAATTAAAAATGCTTTCAACATGGGCTATATTTTGATGCTGAAAGCAACCCCTGATAGATGTGACAAGACTTCCAGAAACTCACGTAAACCTTCACGAGAGCCAGGTTTTTGGAAGGAAACATTTTCCATGGAAACAAAATATTAACGTCTTATTTTAAACCATGCTGCTCAGAATGAATGATAGTCCTAACAAAATTTTCCTTTGTGACCTACGTGCGACCGTTCTAGCTAATTCGAAGAAAGAAGCTTGTCGGGAAGTAAGTGCAGCATATAAAGCACATATGAGGCACAGGTGACCGCACAAAAATCATTGCGTTGCAGTGCGAAAAATATGCCTAGCCCACAAACTGCCATGTCGTCTTATGAGCAGGCAAACGTAAATTATTGTGCATGGTTAGCAACTTAGCAGTAGTAAACTATCCACATAAGGGGATGGGTGGTACCTAGGTACGTTGAGGAAAAATATATAGCTTCATATTATTTAGGTTAAGAATTTTTTATGGTCCTTTTATGTTTTTGGGCCTATCCATCCAATCATCTTAGACAGGATATTAACGAGTCCATAATCCCTTCTAATTGCCTACGAGAACTCCCATGCTTCTATTTACTAATCAAGATAGATTTATCCTTGGAAATTGACATACTACTCATTTTGTGATCCACCAGTCAACTACGAAATCTACCGGTCAGATGTCACCATTTAATCATGCTCAACCACAAAAATGAGTACCAGTATCTATCCCAAGATAGGAACAATGTACTCACCTGTTTTTTTCTTTGGGTAAAACTATGCTCACCATGTGCCTGGATCTATTGGAAGAAAAGATGCGTAATTATAAGTTCTGTGGAAATAAATGCACTCTGGTCGATTCATCACCATCATGGGGTGGGTGGGGATTGTGTCCCCccttttttcccttcttttttgcCTGGTAAATGGCTGGGGTTCGGCCAAGTTTGACGAAAAGACGGGGTTACAGAGCGctcaaaataaagaaataaaaactggAATCAGAGATGGGGAGAAAATTGCCATTTTCGTCTGTTGAAATGGAGGAAGTTAACAATGGATTAGGAAGGCCAAAAGGTTTGGAAGCTCAGAATGGACTCCGTGGTTGTAGAAATATGTAGTTTTCTTTTTTTGCCTCTCAGCTTAGCACTCAGTGCGGAAATAATACAAGGCTCATGCCAATATCCCAACCTACCTATAATAAAAGTTCTCGAAGTGAgaatagaaaaatattaaaaaaaggcTCACACAGTCAAGCCTCGACTACGGTCTTTGATCCCCAACTCAAGTTGGGAAACGGAAATAAGACTCGGTAATTAAGTTGGGAAAAAGGAAATAGGACTCGGCAAAGCACCAAGACACAAGAACATCACATCCCAACCTTGACAAATTTaggctatttatatatataacaaaTTAAAGCTTGAGAAATGGGATTAAATTCAAAGTGGAGATCAACATTAAAGGAAGTAATGCAGCAGGATGTAACACGGCAAACCTTTGAGATGGTGTACTGGTCTTTTGGTATGAGAGAAGCGAGCTTGAAGCATAGGTTCTTCATGTACAGTCTCCTGTTCTTCTCCACCGTCTTCCTCTCCAGTTTGGTTGCCCTACCACAAGTCTTCAtctcgatctctctctctctagctagCTAGCGACAGCTACTTGAAGGAAGAAGGGAAATAAAGGAGAGGCCACCTGTGAGCTGTCGAAGGGTCGGAAAGGCTTTAATTACACTGCCCAAATAAACTCGAGAAGCGGAGATCGGTGGGAAGCGCTGCTGCGTGGAGTGGCAGCCGCATATATATGCAAGGAGAGCACGGGAGCACCACCATGGTGGTAATAAATTCGTGAGGGCCCAgcaactctctctctccttctctccgctAGATGACCGCACCGCGTGTGCTTCCCAGGGTACGAGAAATTGTCATGGCCGGAGCCACGCTGCAACCGACCACATCGCTATTTTACTCTTACTTTATTTTATCCtacttattttatattatcttatCTTATGATGTCTTGGTAAAAAGAGTAGCTGACGAATCTGATGGGACCAAGAATCATTCTGGTacccaaaaataaaaataaaaattattgtggCTGGACCGGCTAAGTGATGCTTGGGTATGAATTATGGCCCCGATGGCCTTAtcgatatctatttaaaatatatatagatataaatttttatatttaaataatatttatatttatatttattaaataaaataaatatagatatagatatatcggTATtcaatctaatttcaattttaatgaataggttaaaaaaattttactccATTTCAATCTCACACCAGGTTGAGttagaatatttttaatatttttattattatttaatgaaAGTTTTGGGATGCTTAGAGGTGGCAATCTGGTAGAATCGGGTCGGATATAGTTTGAGCAAAAATTTTATCCatacaaattttatttatttattaaataatttaaaaatttagatttgaatccgATCTATTTAGTAAGCAGATAATCCAGTCCAACCTACATAACCGATTTACTAaataagttaaattagattaaatagattaaacatgttagataaatttttgatagattaaattgatttaaataagTTAAAACCTAGGCTAGGTTAAACAGGATCAAAATTAGTTAAGTAGCTTTGAGataaattaaacaaattatgaacgGCTTAAAGGGATCTACTCATATCTTGATTTCATTATTAGATAAGTTAAAAAGTGTTCAAAGGTTTAAACCTAAATCCAATTCGTTAATAAATGAATTCAGACAGATGGATTCATTTATGACCTAAATACATTTATGTTAAATATAAATCTACTTAAAACAAGTTGTTTGCGGGTTAGGTTGATAGGTTGGGTTACGAATTACCCCCCTTGCTAGAGATAGAGGTGAAAATGATATGAATATTATCGTCcgaatctgattttatatctaaatcaattcggatatggatagatatttaaaTATCCGATTAATATccgtatatgtatctatatccatctaaaaaaaatagatatggatatggatagacaactatccgatccatatccgaatatatatgtaatcctatataattttatataatacttattaattaattttttaaaaaatatataatcatataaatatgttattaacttgCTTTATCATTTATCCAGtgatatctttaattttatactcataaaatttaattatctatatTATATCCATCAGTGTCCGAATTATAtctgtatccatttaaaatagatatggatatgaatttttgcatccaaataatattcatattcttatttatatttattcaataaaataaatatagatatagatatactaGTATTTGATCCGATTTTAATCTTACTAGAGATGCTATACGAGCAACACCCCTGATTTTGCAATAAAAAACTACCTATGGGTCTTACCAGAGAAAAGGGAtacaattaaaattttagattttgaatttGTTTGGCTATAATGTTGCAAGCCTTGTTTATCATATAATATTAGCTTTCAGAGGTGTTTTCAAGTGGCTAACGTAAttaatatattccataaaattCTTTGAACAACGTTTTAGAATTCTATAACCTTGGAATTGCTAAATGCATTTTAATCGCACAAAGATTCACCCCAATGCATCCTATTCTCTCCTTCTTTCGTATGCTTTGTTTAGGTTGGAAAGGCATGACCAACGTATGTCGGTACGACTCATAACATTCCGCTGAGCCATGAAACAACCGCATGCTTGTTCTTGACATGATCAAATTACGAAGTACTCAAAAAATTTAAGCAGCATGCTGCTACTTGAAAGATAATTTTAAGATCTCTCAGCATTGCAAGATAAAGTACTTCAAAAGTCTTAATTTGAAAAAACTTCGGTCAATATTGACATTTCTGTTTGTCTGAATATATTAGCAATTAGATGCAGGTCATCATTTGTTTATGCGCTAGATTAAATGTTTCTGGAGTACTAAACGTTGTTTAACGTGTATCAAGAAAATGGTAGCAATATCTAAGCGATTATCTAACATTGCAGTAGACGTAGATGTTGTTAGGCAGAAGAAAACCTGCAAGTCAATTTCTTAAGCACACATCCCCATTGCTGTACAACTTGTAGTCTACGGGCACAAAAATACGTTTCAGTCAATATGTAAGTGTATATTCCCATTGCTGTACAAAATTGAGGCTCTCGGGCACAAGAAACCTTTCAGCGGTCCAAAATGGCAACCGCGACGTACCATACTCTCCCGTCACTTCCTACAATCATATATGCGATGCACGTGGTGCATCTCAAACtggttaaataaaaaaaaaaaaaaaatattgctttAGACATGATTTTTAAATATGAAAGCTCTGatcacccaaatttcaaattagAAAGTATTTGGTCGGAAAAAATtagaatttgaaataaaaataaaaatagatggtTCATATTTCAATTGTTTAGTTAAAAtaaatttcattttattttaattttgagataaaaaaaataattcaatccTCTCAAAATTTAATTTCACTCTCTCTAAATATTCAAATCTCTATTCTAATTTTGATCATAAACGAAATATTTCGAGATACATGACCACTCTTATTTTCATTCAAATCCATTTCGATTCTTATTGTAAATCAAACACTCTCTAAATTAACTCAATAACTTGTACATCAatgcaaaaaattattatataatatataaattttataaatttataataatatatttattaaatataaatatattattttataaattacataaaataaataatatatatatatatataatataaaatatttaataataactATATAAATTTAAGTGTGtatgatataaattaaatatattttataaaaataattgtaAAAATTTGATTAAGCGTGGAATTTGCTTGGCGAGGATACCGATTGAGGTCACCGGGTTTTTTTATCGGATCATTCGCCTGAACATGAGCCGTCTATTACTGATCTGATCCGATTAGGTGATTCATGAGTTACATCACAGAGTTCTTAAAAGACGGTTtgatcttaaatatttttaaaaattatttaatgtaAAAATCCCATTTTATTCAAGAAATATCCAACATACGTCCAAGGCCTGCACCCACATCACCAAAGAAAAAACAGAATCAGGTACACACAAACATCAACGTTCGACTTCCCTCACTGCCCTTCGAGGcgcctccgtattgcatgcaccaggggCAGTTGGACCGCGCAAAtctcacggtggataacacgtcACGCTACCCTTTGTATTTCACCGATTCCCGATTGCGCTGTCATGCGGCCGGCGGCGTAAGACATTGGACCACCAATCGTACGCCACAAACGAAGAGTGGACCAGGGACGCCATCGTGATTCACAATCCTCGGCCAGCTGCCCGTGAAAGACCAACTTTAACGTATGCCTACCTGACCGGCTCGTGTCCACATTGGCCCGTTCGAGAAGAGCGGGTGAGCGATCTGCTATTCCTCGTATCCACCAAACAGCGAGATCGATCCCGCCTGATGTTGCCACCTcacagtagaaaaaaaaataaaactcgtGAAACGTTGCCGAGACGCCATTCTCAGACACGCTGTTGGCATTTGAACAGGGGATCGGGGATCACCGACCACCGGCGGACAATTGACTGGGAGGCATTCGAGAGCAAGAACAGTTCCAATGCCGTGTTTCGCGTGGTCTTCAAATTATCCAGATCAAAGCAAACAATCGGAAAGAGAAACATTTGT
Protein-coding regions in this window:
- the LOC105047972 gene encoding transcription factor bHLH162; the encoded protein is MKTCGRATKLERKTVEKNRRLYMKNLCFKLASLIPKDQYTISKDTLTQEDQLDQAASYVKKLKERVERLKQRKEMALRSRGPDNISGRVLSSFSLPVIDVRHLDSTLEVFIVSGLSKGIIFRDVLCVLEEEGAEAINASFSIAGDKIFCTIHSQAISSRIGFEAPRVCERLKRLVL